One Buteo buteo chromosome 4, bButBut1.hap1.1, whole genome shotgun sequence DNA segment encodes these proteins:
- the LOC142030591 gene encoding olfactory receptor 14C36-like, with translation MPNSSSITQFLLLAFADTRELQLLHFWLFLGIYLAALLGNTLTITAIACDQHLHTPMYFFLLNLSLLDLGSISTTVPKSMANALLDTRAISYAGCSTQVFLFVFVMSSEFYLLTLMAYDRYVAICKPLHYGTLLGSRACAPMAAAAWGSGFLYAVLHTANTFSLPLCQGNAVNQFFCEIPQILKLSCSDSSLREVGLLGVSALVFWGCFVFIVLSYVQIFRAVLRIPSEQGRHKAFSTCLPHLAVVSLFLSTGMFAYLKPPSISSPSLNLVVAVLYTAVPPTMNPLIYSMRNQELKDTLKKLIQSLVFQQQ, from the coding sequence ATgcccaacagcagctccatcacccagttcctcctcctggcattcGCAGACACgcgggagctgcagctcttgcacttctggctcttcctgggcatctacctggctgccctcctggggaACACCCTCACCATCACCGCCATAGCCTGTGACCAGCACCTCCACacccccatgtacttcttcctcctcaacctctccctccttgacctgggctccatctccaccactgtccccaaatccatggCCAATGCCCTTTTGGATACCAGGGCCATTTCCTATGCAGGATGTTCTACCCAGgtctttctgtttgtctttgtgATGTCCTCAGAGTTTTATCTCCTCACCCTCATGGCCTACgaccgctacgttgccatctgcaaacccctgcactacgggaccctcctgggcagcagagcttgtgcccccatggcagcagctgcctggggcagtgggttcCTCTATGCCgtgctgcacactgccaatacattttcactgcCGCTCTGCCAAGGCAATGCCGTGaaccagttcttctgtgaaatcccccagatcctcaagctctcctgctcagaCTCCTCCCTCAGGGAAGTTGGGCTTCTTGGGGTTAGTGCTCTCGTATTTtggggctgttttgttttcattgtgctgtcctacgtgcagatcttcagggctgtgctgaggatcccctctgagcagggacgccacaaagccttttccacgtgcctGCCTCACCTGGCCGTGGTCTCTCTATTTCTCAGCACTGGCATGTTTGcctacctgaagcccccctccatctcttcaCCATCTTTGAATCTGGTCGTGGCGGTTCTGTACACGGCGGTGCCCCCAACAATGAACcccctcatctacagcatgaggaaCCAGGAGCTCAAAGACACGCTGAAGAAGCTGATTCAATCACTTGTCTTTCAGCAGCAATAA